The following are encoded together in the Aciduricibacillus chroicocephali genome:
- a CDS encoding manganese-dependent inorganic pyrophosphatase, with translation MGKTLIFGHKNPDTDTICSSLAYADLKKKLGADVEAVKLGDVNKETQFALDYFKFEAPEYLPTLEPGTEVILVDHNEFQQSSEGIEAARILEVIDHHRIANFETKEPVYFRAEPVGCTATIIKKMYKENQVDLPENIAGLLLSAIISDSLLLKSPTCTDEDVEAAHDLARIAGVNLEEYGLEMLKAGADLSDKSASELISMDAKEFSMHGAKVEVAQVNTVDVEGTYAIKAELEAAINKVIEEKGLDLFLFVVTDILNNDSDALALGKSADKVEKAFHTNLIENRAFLKGVVSRKKQIVTNLTDAFAE, from the coding sequence ATGGGTAAAACATTGATTTTTGGTCATAAAAATCCTGATACGGATACGATCTGTTCTTCACTTGCGTACGCTGACTTGAAGAAGAAGCTTGGAGCGGATGTTGAAGCTGTGAAGCTTGGCGATGTAAACAAGGAAACTCAGTTTGCCCTTGATTATTTCAAGTTCGAAGCACCTGAATATTTGCCGACACTTGAGCCTGGCACAGAAGTTATTCTAGTTGACCATAACGAGTTCCAGCAAAGTTCTGAAGGTATTGAGGCTGCGCGTATTCTTGAAGTTATTGATCATCATAGAATTGCCAACTTCGAAACAAAGGAACCTGTATATTTCCGTGCTGAACCAGTTGGCTGTACAGCAACAATTATTAAGAAAATGTACAAGGAAAATCAAGTTGACCTTCCAGAAAATATCGCTGGATTGCTTCTTTCTGCAATTATCTCCGATTCTCTTCTGCTAAAATCGCCTACATGCACAGACGAAGATGTAGAAGCAGCCCATGATCTTGCTCGTATTGCAGGAGTCAACCTGGAAGAATACGGTTTGGAAATGCTAAAAGCAGGAGCTGACCTGAGTGACAAGTCAGCAAGTGAGCTTATTTCCATGGATGCGAAGGAATTCTCCATGCACGGAGCAAAAGTTGAAGTTGCTCAAGTGAATACTGTTGATGTTGAAGGAACATATGCAATAAAAGCGGAGCTTGAAGCTGCAATTAATAAAGTCATCGAAGAAAAAGGCCTTGACCTCTTCTTGTTTGTTGTAACAGATATTCTGAACAATGACTCTGATGCCCTTGCTCTTGGAAAGTCTGCAGACAAGGTTGAGAAAGCGTTCCATACAAACCTGATCGAAAATCGCGCCTTCTTAAAAGGTGTCGTTTCCCGGAAGAAGCAGATTGTTACAAATCTAACAGATGCTTTCGCTGAATAA
- the menC gene encoding o-succinylbenzoate synthase translates to MKLTEIRLQRLKMKLNNPFRNSISAVNAKELYIITAIDEAGIEGYGETVAFDTPWYTEETVATNRMAIESWLIPLLREKTISHPEEITELFSVVKRNQMAKAAVEEAIWDLYAKQTETPLYQLLGGNRTKIAAGISLGIEPDVKDLLKKIEQKVIAGCPRVKVKIKKGWDMDILREIRRHFPTLPLMADANSAYCIRDLDYLRQLDEFDLMMIEQPFEDGDFADHAQLQRAIKTPVCLDESIHSLQDVRTALELGSCKVINIKIGRVGGLAEAKKIHDYCFARNIPVWCGGMLEAGIGRAHNIALASLPGFTLPGDIGGSAHYWKKDIIHPEVVVTNGEITVPKSPGIGYEIDRDAIRKYLIEEQIFPL, encoded by the coding sequence ATGAAACTGACAGAAATTCGATTGCAGCGGCTGAAAATGAAACTGAACAATCCTTTTCGCAATAGTATATCTGCAGTGAACGCAAAAGAATTGTATATTATTACAGCTATAGATGAAGCAGGTATAGAAGGCTACGGTGAAACAGTCGCATTTGATACACCATGGTATACCGAAGAAACTGTGGCGACAAACAGAATGGCTATAGAGTCTTGGCTCATCCCTCTACTTCGCGAAAAGACAATCTCGCATCCCGAGGAGATAACAGAGCTATTCTCGGTCGTTAAGCGGAACCAAATGGCCAAAGCTGCTGTCGAGGAAGCAATATGGGATTTGTATGCCAAACAGACTGAAACTCCGCTTTATCAACTTCTAGGAGGTAATCGAACAAAAATTGCAGCAGGAATTAGTCTTGGAATCGAACCTGATGTTAAAGACTTGCTTAAAAAAATTGAGCAGAAAGTAATTGCCGGCTGCCCTCGTGTTAAAGTGAAAATTAAAAAAGGCTGGGACATGGATATATTGCGAGAAATTCGTCGACATTTCCCGACTCTCCCCCTAATGGCAGATGCCAATTCAGCATATTGTATTCGTGATCTCGATTATTTACGCCAGTTGGATGAATTTGATTTGATGATGATTGAGCAGCCTTTTGAAGACGGAGATTTTGCAGATCACGCGCAATTACAGAGAGCTATTAAAACACCTGTCTGCCTTGATGAAAGCATTCATTCCTTGCAGGATGTACGCACAGCACTTGAGTTAGGCAGTTGCAAAGTGATCAATATCAAAATCGGCCGTGTCGGCGGACTTGCGGAAGCAAAGAAAATTCACGACTATTGCTTTGCAAGGAATATCCCCGTTTGGTGTGGAGGGATGCTTGAAGCAGGAATTGGCCGGGCTCATAATATTGCTTTGGCTTCATTGCCAGGGTTTACTTTACCAGGGGATATTGGTGGTTCGGCGCACTATTGGAAAAAGGATATTATACATCCGGAAGTCGTTGTCACCAACGGAGAGATTACTGTACCTAAAAGTCCTGGCATTGGCTATGAAATAGACCGCGATGCGATTCGTAAGTACCTTATTGAAGAGCAGATTTTCCCTCTATAA
- a CDS encoding dihydrolipoyl dehydrogenase family protein, which translates to MTERYDAIIIGSGPAGSQAAAELGRRNWKVAIIEEDGFGGTCPLRGCNPKKIMAAVTEFVTKNAQLQGAGLVSDTRIDWKELIQYKRKFIEPVPKAKEKSLRQQGVETIHGKASFVNDKTIRVAGRELMSEKILIATGAKPAKLPIDGLEHLATSDDFLELETLPKRLIFIGGGYISFEFAHIAARSGADVTILQRGDRVLEGFEHDFVDILVKESEKIGIRVECGQSAKRVEKVDGGYKVITETGDTEAEWEGDLVIAAAGRSPNIDELNLEDAKVKYDKSGIIVNPFMQSTTNPYVYSAGDVASTGAPQLTPIAGYDASVVIENWIRGNERKTVYQDIPSVVFTYPALGEVGMSVAEAKEKGSRVKINEYDLSNWFSYKIVNDQAARAKVIINRATGEILGAHIISGEADQLINMFALCIQLKIKAEDIRKVIYAFPSPGSDMQSLTAE; encoded by the coding sequence TTGACTGAACGCTATGACGCAATCATTATCGGATCGGGACCAGCGGGCTCTCAGGCTGCGGCTGAGCTTGGCAGAAGGAATTGGAAAGTTGCCATAATTGAAGAGGACGGATTTGGTGGCACATGCCCGCTCAGAGGTTGTAATCCGAAGAAAATCATGGCAGCTGTTACCGAATTCGTAACAAAAAATGCACAACTTCAAGGGGCAGGGCTCGTGTCTGATACTCGCATAGATTGGAAAGAGCTCATCCAATATAAGCGAAAGTTCATTGAGCCTGTTCCAAAGGCGAAAGAGAAATCGTTAAGGCAACAAGGAGTAGAAACGATACATGGAAAAGCTTCCTTCGTTAACGATAAGACGATCAGGGTCGCTGGAAGAGAGCTTATGAGTGAGAAAATCCTGATTGCCACCGGTGCAAAACCAGCGAAACTTCCAATAGATGGATTGGAGCATCTTGCTACTAGCGACGACTTCCTTGAGCTTGAAACATTGCCGAAGAGGCTTATTTTTATTGGAGGCGGTTATATCTCCTTCGAATTCGCTCATATCGCTGCACGCAGTGGTGCTGATGTAACCATATTACAACGTGGAGATAGGGTGTTGGAAGGGTTTGAACATGACTTTGTTGATATCCTTGTAAAGGAATCTGAGAAAATCGGCATCCGTGTTGAATGTGGCCAATCCGCCAAAAGAGTGGAAAAGGTTGATGGTGGATATAAGGTGATCACTGAAACAGGTGATACTGAAGCTGAATGGGAAGGCGACCTCGTTATTGCTGCTGCAGGTCGCAGTCCGAATATTGATGAATTGAACCTTGAAGATGCTAAAGTGAAATATGATAAGAGCGGCATCATTGTTAATCCTTTCATGCAGAGTACTACAAATCCGTACGTCTATTCAGCGGGAGATGTAGCTTCCACAGGGGCACCTCAGCTTACTCCGATTGCAGGATATGATGCGAGCGTTGTTATTGAAAACTGGATTCGCGGTAATGAGCGGAAGACCGTTTATCAAGATATTCCGTCCGTTGTTTTCACTTATCCTGCTCTAGGAGAAGTGGGCATGTCTGTCGCAGAAGCAAAAGAAAAAGGATCTCGAGTTAAAATAAATGAATATGATTTGAGCAATTGGTTCAGTTATAAGATTGTGAACGATCAGGCGGCTCGAGCTAAGGTGATCATTAACCGTGCTACGGGAGAAATTCTCGGTGCACATATCATTAGCGGCGAAGCCGACCAGCTAATCAATATGTTTGCGCTCTGCATCCAACTGAAAATTAAAGCAGAAGATATTCGCAAAGTCATCTATGCATTTCCTTCACCCGGAAGCGACATGCAAAGTCTCACAGCTGAATAA
- the yidC gene encoding membrane protein insertase YidC, producing the protein MKKPAFTFSKQYKLILLAVLLIAILAGCGPSRAPLDPGSLTFFEHYFVYPFSLLIKKIASIFGGSYGLSIISITVVIRLILMPFMVKQTKSSLDMKAKMDLLKPELDELKKKYANKRDPESQQKQQAEMMEIYKKHNMNPLAGVAGCLPLLIQMPVLLGFYYAIIRTPEIAKHPFLWFSLGHTDIIMMIIAVIIYFLQYRVSLIGMDETQKKQMAVMGLISPIMIGVISLNAPAALPLYWATGGLFLVIQTIVVKKKYYAE; encoded by the coding sequence ATGAAAAAACCTGCATTCACTTTTTCGAAACAATACAAACTTATCTTGCTAGCCGTTCTGCTAATTGCCATTCTTGCCGGATGTGGTCCGTCTAGAGCTCCACTCGATCCCGGTTCGCTTACATTCTTTGAACATTATTTCGTCTATCCGTTTTCACTACTAATTAAGAAAATCGCATCAATTTTTGGAGGAAGTTACGGTCTTTCAATCATCTCCATTACGGTTGTGATTCGCCTGATCCTGATGCCATTCATGGTGAAACAGACAAAGTCGAGTCTTGATATGAAAGCGAAGATGGACTTGCTTAAGCCTGAACTAGATGAGCTTAAGAAGAAGTATGCGAATAAACGAGATCCGGAATCACAGCAAAAACAACAAGCAGAAATGATGGAGATTTATAAGAAACATAATATGAATCCACTCGCAGGCGTTGCCGGCTGTCTTCCTTTGCTGATCCAGATGCCGGTGCTACTCGGTTTCTATTATGCGATCATCCGCACACCTGAGATTGCCAAGCACCCCTTCCTGTGGTTCAGCCTTGGACACACGGATATAATTATGATGATCATTGCGGTTATCATCTATTTCCTTCAGTACCGTGTTTCTCTGATCGGCATGGATGAAACACAGAAGAAACAGATGGCTGTCATGGGACTCATCTCCCCAATCATGATTGGTGTCATCTCCTTGAACGCCCCGGCAGCCTTACCGCTTTACTGGGCAACAGGAGGTCTGTTCCTTGTGATTCAGACGATTGTCGTCAAGAAAAAGTATTATGCAGAGTAA
- a CDS encoding spore coat protein — protein MSYGRRNRWMGGHCGCGPKRIVHPTKHEVVNCCTEEMVEHIHPIHTTVCNHHIIKNQHVFPHTVSQEQSVEEVNMTAPVGPGMMGPGMVDPGMMGPGMGGPGMMGPGMGGPGMVGPGMMGPGHDGWGKKCCSKKKWC, from the coding sequence ATGAGCTATGGCAGAAGAAACCGATGGATGGGTGGCCACTGTGGCTGCGGTCCGAAAAGAATCGTTCACCCGACTAAACATGAAGTAGTAAACTGCTGCACAGAGGAAATGGTAGAGCATATTCATCCAATCCATACAACGGTATGCAATCACCACATTATAAAGAATCAACATGTTTTCCCGCATACTGTCTCTCAGGAGCAGTCTGTTGAAGAAGTGAACATGACGGCTCCAGTGGGACCTGGCATGATGGGTCCTGGTATGGTTGATCCTGGCATGATGGGTCCGGGCATGGGTGGACCTGGCATGATGGGTCCAGGCATGGGTGGACCTGGTATGGTGGGACCTGGCATGATGGGTCCTGGACATGATGGTTGGGGCAAGAAATGTTGCTCTAAAAAGAAATGGTGCTAA
- a CDS encoding SLOG family protein, translating to MLKKIAVSGYKSYELGIFQENDIKVGFIKSALKKRLLQLIEEGLEWVLLSGQLGVELWAAQSVQELQADGWNIQLGVIPPFENQESRWSDEMKMIYEEVCAVADFCQPLYKGEYKGPYQFKARDKWLIDKTDGCLLLLDEENPASVRFFHEEAKKTRSRKNYEIMLITPFDLDEIVQEIQMNDPDFWT from the coding sequence TTGCTGAAGAAGATTGCAGTGAGTGGTTACAAATCGTATGAGCTTGGTATATTTCAAGAAAACGATATTAAAGTTGGTTTCATCAAATCCGCACTTAAGAAACGTCTCCTTCAGCTTATTGAAGAGGGACTGGAATGGGTCTTGCTCTCCGGACAGCTCGGAGTCGAACTTTGGGCAGCACAGTCTGTACAAGAACTTCAGGCAGATGGATGGAATATCCAACTTGGCGTCATTCCACCTTTTGAAAACCAGGAGAGTCGGTGGTCTGACGAAATGAAGATGATTTATGAAGAAGTATGTGCCGTTGCAGACTTTTGCCAGCCACTGTATAAAGGTGAATACAAAGGTCCATATCAATTCAAGGCACGAGACAAGTGGCTCATCGACAAGACAGACGGCTGCCTATTGCTTCTCGATGAGGAAAACCCAGCAAGCGTGCGCTTTTTTCATGAAGAGGCGAAGAAAACCCGGTCACGGAAAAATTACGAGATCATGCTAATTACTCCATTTGATCTTGATGAAATTGTCCAGGAAATACAGATGAATGATCCGGACTTTTGGACGTAA
- a CDS encoding DNA-deoxyinosine glycosylase: MDKTRILSLPPVLPEKPRVLILGSIPGVQSLTKQQYYGNPRNHFWTIMSAIFNDQLPENYETRLNWIKEKQIALWDTIGSCTRPGSLDSNIRDEQPNAIPELIEQYPTIERILCNGGKSWSVFQKHFGKSLGSIIEVRKLPSTSPVPGRYTKTLEEKIIIWKDAVLES; encoded by the coding sequence ATGGATAAAACAAGGATACTCAGTCTGCCGCCTGTCCTGCCTGAAAAACCGAGAGTACTCATTCTCGGGTCAATTCCAGGGGTACAGTCACTGACGAAACAGCAATATTACGGAAATCCGCGTAATCATTTTTGGACCATCATGTCAGCGATCTTTAATGACCAGCTGCCTGAAAACTATGAAACCAGACTTAACTGGATTAAAGAAAAACAAATTGCTCTATGGGATACAATCGGCTCATGCACACGTCCTGGAAGTCTCGACTCGAATATACGTGATGAGCAGCCGAATGCGATTCCAGAACTGATCGAGCAATATCCGACAATCGAAAGGATTCTGTGCAATGGGGGTAAGTCGTGGTCTGTTTTTCAAAAACACTTTGGAAAGTCTCTCGGCAGCATAATTGAAGTAAGGAAGCTTCCTTCGACGAGTCCTGTACCTGGAAGATATACGAAGACATTGGAAGAGAAAATAATTATATGGAAGGATGCAGTACTTGAAAGTTAA
- a CDS encoding general stress protein gives MAKSNNKNNKKMSLEEAGRMGGEKTAKTHDKDFYREIGQKGGEATANNHDKDFYREIGQKGGETTANNHDKDFYREIGQKGGEATAENHDKDFYREIGQKGGESTAENHDKEFYREIGQKGGESTSGNHDKDFYREIGQKGGESRSRNDDSNNSRSSKSRRSKSDK, from the coding sequence ATGGCTAAAAGCAATAACAAGAACAATAAAAAGATGAGCTTGGAAGAAGCAGGACGCATGGGTGGAGAAAAGACAGCAAAAACTCATGACAAGGACTTCTATCGCGAAATTGGTCAAAAGGGTGGCGAAGCGACTGCCAACAATCACGATAAAGACTTCTACCGTGAAATCGGCCAAAAGGGCGGAGAAACAACAGCGAACAATCATGATAAGGACTTCTACCGCGAGATCGGCCAAAAAGGCGGCGAAGCAACAGCAGAAAATCACGACAAGGACTTCTATCGCGAGATTGGCCAAAAAGGCGGAGAGTCAACAGCAGAGAATCATGACAAAGAGTTCTACCGCGAGATCGGTCAAAAGGGCGGAGAGTCAACTTCAGGAAATCATGATAAGGACTTCTACCGTGAAATCGGCCAAAAAGGCGGAGAGTCCCGCAGTCGCAACGATGACAGCAACAATAGCAGAAGCAGCAAATCCCGTCGCAGCAAATCAGATAAATAA
- a CDS encoding YhgE/Pip domain-containing protein, whose amino-acid sequence MKNIGRIYGRDMKNIATNWVVLVLISGLVILPSLYAWFNIKASWDPYGQTEHIPIGVVNADKGATVRGEKIHGGDEIVKALKANKSMGWKFTDRKTAMEKVKYGDYFAVIVIPEDFSKNLGSVLDEKPTKGKIEYYVNEKLNAIAPKITSKGASVIVDQVSSKFIGTANGAIFDVFNSLGVELKKDKPDIERFENYIFKIEKDLPEIHKMLSGATNDAANANELVRNAKGQIPKAKETVQNGLEITDDAMSYLNKAEAQLNEISPNVKKDLKTAKDITDKTNSSIKEARNMQFDFSKGQELATQLNKDANASLKKIGEIENAIANLEAQADKIGQAAGTTTDEEGNEKPNADIEEQVKKQKQVLQDAKDRLETLKGAIGETQDNATKVRSFAEDKKKEVDRTLKQLQDKTAATSVQIDAFLKEYENNIEPTVLAQISKTRDTLQSAREMLSDVKDAIPAVEKILNNTEANLNTGSDKLNDVMGQYPYVSEKIRQVADRIRSIQGETDLNDIIQLLLNNPEAEKGFFEQPVKLDEHKLYPIENYGTGMTPFYTTLAIWVGCLLLISLVVAEVHSEERKFTKTEEYFGRGLTFLTIGLIQSLIVTLGDIFIINVHIHNPVWFVIFGLFIGLIFMMMVYTLVSIFGNVGKAMAIIALVLQVAGSGGTYPVVLLPTFFQKINPFLPFTYGVDLLREAVGGIVWERVQHDVMMLAVFGILFLILGVLLKEPINKNTDKIQEKARESGLFH is encoded by the coding sequence ATGAAGAATATTGGACGGATTTATGGCCGCGACATGAAGAACATTGCCACAAACTGGGTCGTGCTCGTACTGATTAGCGGCTTGGTCATTCTGCCATCTCTATATGCGTGGTTCAATATTAAGGCTTCGTGGGATCCTTATGGTCAAACAGAACATATCCCAATTGGTGTAGTCAATGCGGATAAGGGAGCAACTGTAAGAGGGGAGAAAATCCACGGCGGGGATGAAATTGTAAAAGCTCTAAAAGCGAATAAATCGATGGGCTGGAAATTTACAGATCGCAAAACTGCGATGGAAAAAGTGAAGTATGGGGATTATTTTGCAGTCATTGTCATTCCAGAAGACTTTTCGAAAAATCTTGGGAGTGTGTTGGATGAGAAACCGACAAAAGGGAAGATCGAATACTATGTCAATGAGAAGCTCAATGCAATAGCACCTAAAATCACAAGCAAGGGTGCCTCTGTAATTGTGGACCAGGTGAGCAGCAAGTTCATTGGGACAGCAAACGGGGCAATCTTTGACGTTTTCAATTCACTTGGCGTTGAATTGAAGAAGGATAAACCAGATATCGAACGGTTTGAGAATTACATCTTTAAAATTGAAAAAGATCTACCAGAAATTCATAAAATGCTTTCTGGAGCTACAAATGATGCAGCAAATGCGAACGAACTTGTAAGAAATGCAAAAGGACAAATACCGAAAGCGAAGGAAACTGTCCAAAATGGGCTTGAGATCACAGATGATGCTATGAGCTACCTTAATAAAGCAGAAGCTCAGCTTAATGAAATCTCGCCAAATGTGAAAAAAGATTTGAAAACAGCTAAAGACATTACAGACAAGACAAATAGTTCTATCAAGGAAGCGCGGAATATGCAATTTGATTTCAGTAAAGGCCAGGAACTAGCCACCCAGCTGAATAAAGACGCAAACGCTTCTCTTAAAAAAATAGGCGAAATTGAGAATGCTATTGCCAATCTTGAAGCTCAGGCTGACAAGATTGGTCAAGCAGCAGGAACAACTACGGACGAAGAAGGAAATGAAAAGCCGAACGCAGATATAGAAGAACAAGTGAAAAAACAGAAGCAAGTTCTTCAGGATGCAAAAGACAGACTTGAAACACTTAAAGGGGCTATAGGAGAGACACAGGACAACGCTACTAAAGTACGTAGCTTTGCTGAAGATAAGAAGAAAGAAGTCGATCGTACACTCAAGCAGCTACAAGACAAAACAGCGGCGACTTCTGTCCAAATAGATGCCTTCCTTAAGGAATATGAGAATAATATTGAGCCTACTGTTCTTGCTCAAATCAGCAAGACGAGAGATACATTACAAAGTGCTCGCGAAATGCTTTCCGATGTAAAAGATGCAATTCCAGCTGTTGAGAAAATCCTTAATAATACAGAGGCTAATCTCAATACAGGCTCTGACAAGCTAAATGATGTAATGGGCCAGTATCCTTATGTGAGCGAAAAGATTCGCCAAGTAGCGGATAGAATTCGCAGTATTCAGGGAGAGACGGATCTGAATGATATCATTCAACTTCTTCTCAATAACCCTGAAGCAGAGAAAGGTTTCTTTGAACAACCGGTCAAACTTGATGAGCATAAGCTTTATCCGATTGAGAACTATGGAACAGGCATGACGCCATTCTATACAACACTTGCAATTTGGGTAGGCTGTCTACTTCTTATTTCATTAGTTGTGGCGGAAGTACACAGTGAAGAAAGAAAATTCACGAAAACAGAGGAGTATTTCGGCAGAGGGCTCACCTTCTTAACAATCGGACTTATACAGAGCCTAATTGTGACACTCGGGGACATATTCATCATTAATGTTCATATTCACAATCCGGTCTGGTTTGTAATTTTTGGATTGTTCATCGGACTGATCTTCATGATGATGGTATACACGCTCGTATCCATTTTCGGAAATGTCGGGAAAGCAATGGCAATCATTGCATTGGTGTTGCAAGTAGCCGGTTCGGGCGGGACATATCCTGTCGTACTATTGCCGACATTCTTCCAGAAAATCAATCCATTCTTGCCGTTTACCTATGGGGTTGATTTGCTGCGGGAAGCGGTAGGTGGCATCGTTTGGGAAAGAGTTCAACATGATGTAATGATGCTTGCCGTATTCGGAATTCTGTTCCTAATACTAGGTGTGTTGTTGAAGGAACCGATTAACAAAAATACTGATAAAATCCAGGAGAAAGCAAGAGAATCCGGATTATTCCATTAA
- the queG gene encoding tRNA epoxyqueuosine(34) reductase QueG, translating to MNIEDLKAEIIAYSKEIGIDKIGFTTADPFVELKERLRRQQELGYQSGFEKGTIEERTEPRLLFPDAQSIISIAVAYPAKMENAPKSTRGDRRGVFCRASWGIDYHDALKERLSKLSDFIKSKETEFTGKLMVDTGELVDKAVAERAGIGFGGKNTLLITPEFGSYVYLGELITNIPFTPDEPLEDSCGDCTICIDVCPTGAIVQGGQLDSKRCIAFLTQVKDFVPEEFRDKIGNRLYGCDTCQAVCPRNRHVDFHLHADLEPEPEIVKPQLKPILKMSNRQFKETYGHMAGSWRGKKPIQRNAIIALGVYKDNTAIDELIEILVNDPRPVMRGTAAWSLGKIGTDAALIAISEAKEREADDQVLYEIDLALNKLEGGAASNAR from the coding sequence ATGAATATAGAAGATTTAAAGGCGGAAATTATCGCCTACAGCAAAGAAATTGGCATTGACAAAATCGGCTTTACGACCGCCGATCCTTTCGTGGAACTTAAAGAAAGACTGCGTCGTCAGCAAGAGCTTGGCTACCAGTCAGGTTTTGAAAAAGGGACAATTGAGGAGCGGACGGAGCCACGGCTACTGTTCCCTGATGCGCAATCCATTATTTCAATTGCTGTTGCCTACCCTGCAAAAATGGAAAATGCTCCTAAAAGCACACGTGGAGATAGACGTGGTGTCTTCTGCCGAGCCTCCTGGGGAATCGACTACCATGATGCCCTTAAAGAAAGACTCTCGAAGCTCTCCGATTTTATTAAGAGTAAGGAAACAGAATTTACAGGCAAACTGATGGTTGATACAGGTGAGCTTGTTGATAAAGCAGTTGCCGAGCGTGCGGGCATCGGTTTTGGCGGGAAAAATACTTTGCTCATCACACCGGAATTCGGCTCCTACGTCTACCTTGGAGAGCTCATTACGAATATTCCATTTACACCTGACGAACCTCTTGAAGACAGCTGTGGTGATTGTACTATTTGTATCGATGTCTGTCCAACAGGGGCCATCGTTCAGGGAGGTCAGCTCGATTCCAAGCGTTGCATCGCATTCCTCACTCAGGTAAAAGATTTTGTTCCTGAAGAATTCCGAGATAAAATCGGCAACAGACTCTATGGATGCGATACATGTCAGGCTGTTTGTCCGCGTAATCGGCATGTCGACTTTCATTTGCACGCAGATCTTGAGCCTGAGCCTGAAATCGTCAAGCCACAGCTAAAACCGATCCTAAAAATGTCCAATAGGCAATTCAAGGAAACTTATGGTCACATGGCTGGTTCCTGGAGAGGAAAGAAACCGATACAACGAAATGCCATCATTGCACTTGGTGTATACAAAGACAATACTGCAATTGATGAACTTATTGAGATTCTTGTAAATGATCCGCGTCCAGTTATGCGGGGAACGGCAGCATGGTCTCTTGGGAAAATTGGTACAGACGCAGCTCTCATAGCAATTAGCGAGGCTAAAGAAAGAGAGGCAGATGATCAAGTACTTTATGAAATTGATCTTGCTTTGAATAAGCTTGAAGGAGGGGCTGCATCCAATGCACGTTGA
- a CDS encoding methylated-DNA--[protein]-cysteine S-methyltransferase produces MHVEYGEIQSPFGLMTGAMAEGKVVWLDYGHSEQHISDMKKRLGRHADITEFRKNDCAIKPLRDWVNCYFKGEETKKPPVLLIGTAFQVSVWEALLEVEYGCLKSYKEIAERIGNPKAVRAVGQAVNRNPISILVPCHCIIGTNGSLTGYNGGLDKKTYLLELEKKS; encoded by the coding sequence ATGCACGTTGAATATGGTGAAATCCAATCTCCATTCGGACTGATGACAGGTGCCATGGCTGAAGGAAAGGTTGTTTGGCTTGATTACGGTCATAGCGAGCAGCATATTTCAGATATGAAGAAGAGACTTGGGCGCCACGCAGACATCACTGAATTTCGCAAAAACGATTGTGCAATTAAACCCTTGAGAGACTGGGTGAATTGCTATTTTAAAGGTGAAGAAACGAAGAAGCCTCCTGTGCTCCTTATCGGTACAGCGTTTCAAGTCAGTGTTTGGGAAGCTCTTTTGGAAGTTGAATATGGTTGTTTGAAATCATATAAGGAAATAGCAGAACGTATTGGGAATCCAAAGGCAGTCCGAGCAGTTGGCCAGGCAGTCAACAGGAACCCGATTTCTATTTTAGTACCTTGCCATTGCATAATCGGTACAAATGGCAGTTTGACCGGTTACAATGGTGGCCTGGACAAGAAGACCTATTTGCTTGAGCTTGAGAAAAAGTCATGA